The genome window ACACAAGTTAGTGTATCTCCCATGTGACACGTCTCCACCAGCTTTGTAAGCTTCCATAGTGTCAAACTCGGTTGTCATTCAGTCCAAGTCCTCTTCATGTTTCTCTCGTAACATGTCAATATAGCGGCTCTGCAAAATATTAAGTTCAAGTGAAAGGCAAAATTTATTAATTTTAATATAGAGAGGAAAACATTAAAATTAGATACTTGAGTCAATATTCATACCTATCAACTTTTATGTCGCATTCTCGTCGCATAAAACCTCCAGGAGATTTGAATCTGGACCCTTGTGCCCCTCGATGAAAATTTTAATAATAGTGTAACACCCCTTGTGTTACGAtaactaaaactttggcatgtCATCATATGCACTTGCATTAACTTGCTTGATATACCTAGAATGTATTCACTAGGTCAAAAATTTGCTATGAGTGTGATGTTGTGTTGAGTGTAGggcttagggtctgtttggttgggctgtggctgtgaaaaaaactgttgtgggctgtgagctatGAAAAAAACTGTTGTGGGCTGTGagatgttaaaaagctaaaattcGTTAGGGGGAaatcactaaaagtcgttaaaaattcttcgatatatgtttcacagttccatccaaaaagccactaaaagcaggtctaaagatactttcagttttgcactgcgagaaagtcggcttttagaaaaagctgcttcctgaatCCAACccattggtttggcttttggcttttagcgggcaaaatgcaaagctaaaagccaaaccaaacatacCCTTAGTATTAGGGCCTTGCTTAGCCAGGTGCGTGAAAATCATCTCTTAAGCAAGTGACAAATTGACTTTGAGCCTTAAGTTCTAAAGGTGGATCTTAGTTCGTTGAGTAGCTTTGTTTTTGTGGAATATATCAAAGTGAAAGAATCACTTGAGGTTTGAGAAATTTGCTTGAAGTTGTGTATAAACAAAGAAAATCCTAAACCAAGGACAGTTTGGCCATGAGTTCTAAGTGCCAAATTTGGATCTTAGACTAGAGAGTAACTTTGTTTTTAGGGGTATGGATCAAGTTGAGGAATCACTTGAAGAGAGTGAAGCACATTTGACCCCTAAACTAGCCCCAAAAGTGGAATTCAAAATCCAGAAAGAATTTGGCAAAAGTTCATATAGCGAAGTTGAAAAATATAACAACTTTATTATTTGGAGATTTCCAAGTTGTGTGGAAAATGTTGGAGTAATTTGCAGAAGTTCAGATTTGGGACAATTTGGATTCAGCACAAAACAGTTTGATTTACCTGTTTTTGGACCCCTGTAACTTTTAAACTGTGGACTTTTGGTAAAACGTTGGTATAACAAACTTGTATAGTAACTATAGGATAATAAATTTTATTGAGTGTAATAGCCCTAAAACCATAAGCAACAAGGTGAAAATTTGGTTCAATGTGGAGCTGTAAGATTTCTACATTTTCAGATCGAGAATAGTATGTTAAGTCTGAAAATTGCAGTGTTTTGGCTGTTTTTGGAGCTTATTTATGGCTAATCCATGGAACTTTAGGCTGTGGTGTTTATAGAGGAATTGAATACCATATTATTATTAACAAATATACTTAAGTGGTTTTGACTCGATCCTACATGAAAAGTGGTGTAAAGTGTACCCAAAAATCAGCTGCTAGGGTGGCTGTGACTGAATTTGGTTCAGTTACTGAAAACTGGAATTTTAGTGTTTGGTTCTCAGTTTAGAGTTACTTTGTGACCAATCCATGAGGTTTTTTGTTACAATTTATATATAAAGTCAAATACCATCTGAAGGTGAACAAGTTTTATACAAAGAGTAGGATTTCTACTGTCTAGGAGTTAGGGAAAAAGGAGTTGCAAAACTCTCTGTCAGACTTAGTGTAGAGCTGTTTCAGTTAACTGAAACTGGGCGTTTCAGCAGTTTTTGCTCTACTTTTTGACATCATAACTCTTGTTCTGTATGTTCTAAGACTAGGGGTGCTATACCAAAGTGGTAGAGCTATATCTAGAGAATAACTTTGGTTAAGTAAGTTTGGTCTTTAGCTATGTGGAATTGTGAGATACCAGGGACTGAACATGGAGGTGTGGCATGAAGCAGCAGTACTCAAGGTTTGACACCAAACAAATCAAGTACGCTTGCATTAATTTGGGCTACAATCAGTGACATCGATCTAGCAAGAAGGCCCTATCTGAGACGTGGGCATATCATATCCGCCCATAAGTATacgccatatatatatatatagacagaGACGCACGCGCGCGCGCATACTTCTTCATCAGCGAACTCAATCAATATGCGTGTATACGTATACTGCTGGGTACGTACAAATATACGCCTGAAAATGGTAGTTGCATGCCCTAGGAGTCATCAGATTTGTTTTTATTTGTTGACAATTTCTGGGAGCTGCACCGGGTAGCGGTGGATGGTGTCGACCCACGGCCCGTCGGCGTCGGCTGGCGGCTTGACGCACTCCCACGCAACACTGTTGCAGTCGAAGCCGGCGCCGAAGGAGATCATCCAAATCCGGTCGCCCTTTTTCATCGCCCCCTTGGCCTCGATGTAGGCCAGTTCGTAGAGCACGGAGCTGCTGGACGTGTTCCCGAACCTGTGCAGCGTCATCCGCGACGCCTCCACGTCCTCGTCGGACAGGCCGAGGCCATGCTGAACCTCGTCGATCACCCCGCGGCCGCCTGCGTGGATGCAGATGTGCTCGAACGCCGTGCGGAAGTCCGGACGGTAGAGCCTCACCTTGGCGCGGCCTCTGAGGAGCAGGAGCTTCCGCTTGAGGAAGGACAGCGCGACGAGGAGCTGCTCCGAGGCTGGTAGGACGAGGGGTCCGAAGGCGGCGATGTTGCTCTTGAGCGcgtggccggcggtggcggcgaggTCCTTGGAGAGGCGGATCCCGGTGTTGCCCTTGTCGTCCTCCTCCTGGAACACACACCGGTAGTCGGCGTCCCGAGCGGCCGTCACGGTGCGCACCAGGCGGGTGAGCCTGTACCGCGCGCGCTCCGGGGAGTTGGAAAGGATCATGGCCGCAGCGCCCATGCGGAAGAGGCAGTTGGGCAGCAGCATGGCGCGCTCCGTGCCGACGTAGTACTGCGACGAGAGGATCTCCGTGGAGACGATGAGGACGTGCGTGCCCGGCCGTGCCGTCTGCAGGAGGTTCTTGGCGAGGCCGACGGAGACGAGCCCCGCGCTGCACCCCATCCCGGACAGGTTGACGTTCTGCACGTCGGGGCGAAGCTTGTACCTGTTGACGACCATGTCGGCGAACACCGGCGTGGGCGTGAAGATGCTGCAGTTGACGATGAGCACGTCGATCTCCTCGGCCTTAACGCTCGTCCTGGCGAACACCTCGTCCACGGCGGAGAAGATGACCAACTCGGTCTCGTCGCGGGAGGCGCTGAGGCTGCGGTCTGGCGGCATGTAGTGGTACGCATCCGGAACGCAGGTCTCCTCGCCGAGCCCGGAGCGTTCGAGCAGGCGGATGGCGAAGCTGACGCTCTCCTCGTCCACCAGGTACGGCATCAGGTGCGCGTGCTCCAGGCACGTCGCGAAAGGCGCCCGGAACCAGGGCTTGGGCCGGAAGCAGCCGTACTCCACGAGGTACACGTCCTTGGGCCGGCCCACGCGACGCAGCTTGGCGACGGCAGCGGCAAGGAGCAGGGCCAGCAGGCAGTGGACCGGCCGGATCTCGCGCGCCCGCGCCTGTACCTCCTCAGGGCTTGTCCTCGCGACCACGCCGGCGGTGGCGGCGAAGACGACGATGGCGACCAAGTTATTGACGACCAGCCGGTACATGGTCTTCAGGAACTTGACATGCAGTAGCGTGTTCATCGTGCCAGTGCAACTGCGTGGTGGGGAGTACTAGTCTATATGATATGATACAAGCAGTACCGTGCGTGCCTAGCCTTTTAGGCCTTATCCTGTATATGGGTTTCGCAACTGCACGCGGGCCTGTTGTGTGTGCGCGTGTGTGCAGTGCAGCTGAAAAGAGAGTCGAGGGAGCGTATGATTTTTAAAGGCTGTGTCGAGGGTATTATGGGAACGGAGGCAAGGCCGCAAGGCAGTGCTGCCACCCAACGACTTTAATGCGATCCAATTGGACGAGTCTACAAATTCCACAACTGTATGCCGTGCAGTGCCAATCAGCCAATGTGTGTGACTGTGTGGTACAAACTCCAGCAAGACCGCCACCGGGCCACGTTGTCCTAGTCAAAACGTCAAAAAATACAGGTATAGTCAAAACGTCAAAAAATACAGGTATTCATTGCACAGGTTCAGACGTCATAGGGTAACTAATGCAGTGTTTGGTTTGTGTGACTAAAGTTTTATCTTGTCATATCGAAAGTTTAAATATCAATTAGAAATATTAAACATAGATTTAA of Zea mays cultivar B73 chromosome 8, Zm-B73-REFERENCE-NAM-5.0, whole genome shotgun sequence contains these proteins:
- the LOC100501899 gene encoding 3-ketoacyl-CoA synthase 6-like; translated protein: MNTLLHVKFLKTMYRLVVNNLVAIVVFAATAGVVARTSPEEVQARAREIRPVHCLLALLLAAAVAKLRRVGRPKDVYLVEYGCFRPKPWFRAPFATCLEHAHLMPYLVDEESVSFAIRLLERSGLGEETCVPDAYHYMPPDRSLSASRDETELVIFSAVDEVFARTSVKAEEIDVLIVNCSIFTPTPVFADMVVNRYKLRPDVQNVNLSGMGCSAGLVSVGLAKNLLQTARPGTHVLIVSTEILSSQYYVGTERAMLLPNCLFRMGAAAMILSNSPERARYRLTRLVRTVTAARDADYRCVFQEEDDKGNTGIRLSKDLAATAGHALKSNIAAFGPLVLPASEQLLVALSFLKRKLLLLRGRAKVRLYRPDFRTAFEHICIHAGGRGVIDEVQHGLGLSDEDVEASRMTLHRFGNTSSSSVLYELAYIEAKGAMKKGDRIWMISFGAGFDCNSVAWECVKPPADADGPWVDTIHRYPVQLPEIVNK